The following proteins are encoded in a genomic region of Arcobacter suis CECT 7833:
- the ruvC gene encoding crossover junction endodeoxyribonuclease RuvC: MKILGIDPGTRNCGYAIVEKNGNSVKLIEAGLIKIKTKILQEQIVEMTEGFDLIFDKHEIDQVSIEDMFYAFNPKTVIKLAQFRGAISLKILQKFGNFAEYTPLQVKQAVTGNGKATKEQVAFMVKRLLGVKKEIKPLDITDAIAIALTHAQRL, translated from the coding sequence TTGAAAATATTAGGAATTGACCCGGGTACTCGAAACTGTGGATATGCCATTGTTGAAAAGAATGGAAATAGTGTAAAATTAATTGAAGCGGGGCTTATAAAAATAAAAACAAAAATCCTTCAAGAACAAATTGTTGAGATGACAGAGGGTTTTGATTTGATATTTGACAAACATGAAATAGATCAAGTTTCAATTGAAGATATGTTTTATGCTTTTAATCCAAAAACAGTTATAAAACTTGCTCAATTTCGAGGAGCTATTTCATTAAAAATTTTACAAAAATTTGGTAATTTTGCAGAATATACTCCACTTCAAGTAAAACAAGCAGTAACAGGAAATGGAAAAGCTACAAAAGAGCAAGTTGCTTTTATGGTTAAACGACTTTTAGGGGTTAAAAAAGAGATTAAACCACTAGATATTACAGATGCTATTGCGATTGCTTTAACCCATGCTCAAAGATTGTAA